Proteins from one Oscillatoria salina IIICB1 genomic window:
- a CDS encoding family 2B encapsulin nanocompartment shell protein, whose protein sequence is MTDAANTPAEILENQQQMSLSKEGARNLATTTKTQPQMQGITSRWLLKLLPWVDVVGGTYRVNRRMTYTVGDGRVSFTTTGAEVRVIPQELGELPLLRGFDDVEVLNALAERFVQQEFAPGDVIVQAGQAADRVLLIAHGKVNQIGAGKYDEQTVLGVLADGDHFGDQAIALSEDTWDVTLVAITSCIVLSLPQQAFEELVNQSESLQTQVDRFRTLVNQPKNEEGEASIEVASGHEGETELPGTFADYEMAPREYELSVAQTILRVNTRITDLYSEPMNQTEEQLRLTIEALRERQEHEMMNNRDFGLLHNADLKQRIFTRTGPPTPDDLDELISIVWKEPSFFLAPPRAIAAFGRECNRRGLYPQPIVMGNSAIPSWRGIPIYPCNKIPVTKNRTSSIVLMRAGVANQGVIGLHKTGIPDEYQPSLSVRFMGINEKAIISYLVSAYYSVAVLVPDALGILEDVEIGR, encoded by the coding sequence ATGACAGATGCAGCAAATACCCCTGCGGAAATTCTTGAGAATCAACAACAAATGAGTCTGAGTAAAGAGGGGGCGCGTAATTTAGCCACCACGACGAAAACTCAGCCACAGATGCAAGGCATTACCTCGCGGTGGTTGTTAAAGCTGCTGCCTTGGGTAGATGTGGTTGGCGGTACTTATCGAGTTAACCGTCGGATGACTTATACTGTCGGCGATGGACGAGTCAGCTTTACCACTACGGGCGCTGAAGTGCGGGTAATTCCTCAAGAACTTGGCGAACTGCCCTTGTTACGAGGTTTTGACGATGTTGAGGTGTTAAATGCCTTAGCGGAGCGATTTGTCCAGCAAGAGTTTGCACCGGGTGATGTAATTGTCCAGGCGGGTCAAGCAGCCGATCGCGTGTTACTGATTGCTCATGGTAAAGTCAATCAGATTGGAGCGGGAAAGTATGACGAGCAAACTGTGTTGGGCGTGCTGGCTGATGGAGATCATTTTGGCGACCAAGCGATCGCTCTATCCGAAGATACTTGGGATGTTACCCTAGTCGCCATTACCAGTTGTATAGTGCTGTCTCTGCCGCAACAAGCTTTTGAAGAATTGGTGAACCAATCCGAGAGCTTACAAACTCAGGTCGATCGTTTCCGCACTCTTGTCAATCAACCTAAAAATGAAGAAGGAGAAGCTTCAATTGAGGTAGCTTCCGGACATGAAGGAGAAACAGAGCTTCCTGGAACCTTTGCTGATTATGAAATGGCTCCACGGGAGTATGAGTTGAGCGTCGCGCAAACGATTTTGCGAGTAAATACCCGCATCACTGACTTGTACAGCGAACCGATGAATCAAACTGAGGAGCAATTACGGTTAACTATCGAAGCCTTGCGCGAACGTCAGGAACATGAAATGATGAATAACCGCGATTTCGGGCTTTTGCACAACGCCGACCTCAAACAACGTATCTTTACTCGCACCGGTCCGCCGACTCCCGATGACCTTGACGAACTGATCTCAATTGTTTGGAAAGAACCAAGCTTTTTCCTCGCTCCTCCCCGCGCGATCGCTGCTTTTGGTCGGGAGTGCAACCGCCGGGGACTTTATCCCCAGCCTATTGTGATGGGTAACAGTGCAATTCCGTCTTGGCGCGGTATTCCGATCTACCCCTGTAATAAGATTCCCGTAACGAAAAACCGCACTAGCTCGATCGTCTTAATGCGTGCGGGAGTAGCTAACCAGGGTGTAATTGGGCTACATAAAACTGGTATTCCTGATGAATACCAACCCAGTTTGTCTGTCCGATTCATGGGTATTAACGAGAAAGCGATTATTTCTTACTTAGTTAGTGCCTATTATTCAGTAGCCGTTCTCGTCCCTGATGCACTGGGTATCCTTGAAGATGTGGAAATTGGTCGCTAG
- a CDS encoding family 2 encapsulin nanocompartment cargo protein terpene cyclase: MTSSKQPFELPSFYVPWPARLNPNLEAARVHSKAWAYEMGILGSEQEAEQSPIWDERKFDSHDYALLCAYTHPDASEPMLNLVTDWYVWVFFFDDHFLEIYKRSQDMAGAKEYLYRLRAFMPVNPQESPPESTNPVERGLANLWSRTAPNASEDWRMRFSESTKNLLEESLWELANISQDRVANPIEYIEMRRKVGGAPWSANLVEHAVGAEIPSEIAPTRPMRVLRDTFADSVHLRNDIFSYQREVEDEGENANCILVLERFLNVNTQEAANLTNELLTSRMQQFENTAITELPSLFEEFGLTPDQRVKVVLYAKGLQDWQSGGHEWHMRSSRYMNQRADNSRSPTFVLGKPTGLGTSAARLSSLVNSLGLKRLKKFTYVPYQPVGPVTLPEFYMPFSTRLNPHVDAARRHAKAWARQMGILDVLPGVGIFIWDDHKFDVADVPLCAAYIHPDASGPELNLTACWLVWGTYSDDFFPALYGHSRNMVGAKVFQARLSAFMPLDGSSTPVPINPVERGLANLWSRTTGSMSAIAQRNLRQAIEEMTGSWLWELANQIQNRIPDPIDYVEMRRKTFGSDLTMSLSRFAQGEEIPPEIFQTRTMEGINNSATDFAGLTNDIVSYQREIEFEGELHNGVLVVQNFLDCDIPPAVAVVNDLMTSRMLQFQHLVATELPVLCDDFDLDKSSRKQLYGYVEKLEQWMCGILKWHLEVDRYKEFELRNSSPAKRLLHGPTGLGTSATRIGSLWGAKG, encoded by the coding sequence ATGACTTCCAGTAAGCAACCTTTTGAGTTGCCAAGTTTTTATGTGCCTTGGCCCGCACGACTGAACCCAAACTTAGAAGCAGCAAGAGTTCATTCCAAAGCTTGGGCTTACGAGATGGGGATTTTGGGATCGGAACAGGAAGCCGAACAGTCGCCAATTTGGGATGAACGCAAGTTTGACTCTCACGACTACGCCTTGCTGTGTGCTTATACCCATCCAGACGCCTCAGAACCAATGCTCAATCTAGTAACTGACTGGTATGTTTGGGTATTTTTCTTCGACGATCACTTCCTAGAAATTTACAAACGCAGCCAAGATATGGCAGGTGCCAAGGAGTATTTGTACCGACTACGGGCGTTTATGCCTGTAAATCCCCAAGAATCTCCTCCAGAATCAACTAATCCAGTAGAACGTGGTTTAGCCAATCTTTGGTCACGCACAGCACCTAATGCCTCAGAGGACTGGCGGATGCGGTTTTCCGAGAGTACCAAAAACCTCCTGGAAGAGTCTTTGTGGGAACTTGCGAATATCAGCCAAGACCGAGTAGCCAATCCGATCGAATACATCGAGATGCGTCGTAAAGTAGGAGGAGCGCCTTGGTCAGCGAACCTAGTCGAACACGCTGTAGGCGCTGAAATTCCTTCAGAAATTGCCCCGACTCGACCAATGCGCGTCCTTAGAGACACCTTTGCCGATTCAGTACATCTACGCAATGATATCTTCTCCTACCAACGAGAAGTAGAAGATGAAGGCGAAAATGCTAACTGCATCTTAGTTTTAGAACGATTCCTGAATGTCAATACCCAGGAAGCAGCCAACCTCACCAACGAATTACTAACTTCTCGGATGCAACAGTTCGAGAATACGGCTATCACTGAACTTCCTTCCTTATTCGAGGAATTTGGTTTGACTCCCGACCAACGTGTGAAAGTTGTGTTATACGCTAAAGGACTTCAAGACTGGCAGTCAGGGGGTCACGAGTGGCACATGAGATCGAGCCGCTACATGAACCAGAGAGCAGACAATTCTCGATCGCCTACATTCGTTCTCGGCAAACCCACAGGACTAGGCACATCGGCGGCGCGTCTTAGCTCATTAGTTAATAGCTTGGGTTTGAAAAGGTTGAAAAAGTTCACATACGTTCCCTACCAGCCTGTGGGACCGGTGACACTGCCAGAGTTTTATATGCCCTTCTCCACCAGATTGAATCCCCATGTAGATGCAGCGCGGCGGCATGCCAAAGCATGGGCGCGCCAGATGGGGATCTTAGATGTACTGCCTGGTGTAGGCATCTTCATCTGGGACGACCACAAATTCGATGTTGCCGATGTACCCCTTTGCGCTGCATATATCCATCCTGATGCGTCTGGTCCGGAATTAAATTTGACTGCTTGCTGGCTAGTCTGGGGAACCTATAGCGACGATTTCTTTCCCGCGCTTTACGGTCATAGTCGTAACATGGTTGGTGCAAAAGTTTTTCAAGCCCGACTTTCGGCATTTATGCCTCTCGATGGCAGTTCCACACCAGTACCAATCAACCCAGTAGAAAGGGGCTTGGCTAACCTCTGGTCGCGCACAACAGGTTCAATGTCAGCGATCGCCCAGCGAAACTTACGGCAAGCGATCGAGGAGATGACAGGAAGCTGGTTATGGGAACTCGCCAACCAGATCCAAAATCGGATTCCAGACCCGATTGACTATGTGGAGATGCGGCGTAAAACGTTTGGTTCGGATCTGACGATGAGTCTGTCTCGATTCGCCCAAGGTGAGGAGATCCCGCCAGAGATTTTCCAGACTCGAACGATGGAGGGAATCAATAATTCAGCCACCGACTTTGCCGGTTTGACCAATGATATTGTTTCTTATCAAAGAGAAATAGAATTCGAGGGCGAACTCCATAACGGCGTGCTGGTAGTTCAGAATTTCCTCGACTGCGATATACCCCCAGCCGTCGCGGTGGTCAACGACCTGATGACTTCTCGGATGCTTCAGTTTCAACATCTTGTTGCCACTGAACTGCCAGTGCTGTGCGACGATTTCGACCTGGACAAGAGTAGCCGCAAGCAACTGTATGGATATGTTGAGAAACTAGAGCAGTGGATGTGCGGCATACTCAAGTGGCATCTAGAGGTAGACCGCTATAAAGAATTTGAGTTGCGTAATAGTTCGCCAGCTAAGCGTTTACTCCACGGTCCTACAGGGTTGGGGACTTCTGCAACCCGGATTGGATCGTTGTGGGGGGCTAAAGGTTAA
- the alaS gene encoding alanine--tRNA ligase, with protein sequence MSYSPQYLSGSEIRQKFLEFYSERQHKILPSASLVPDDPTVLLTIAGMLPFKPIFLGQKKAECDRATTSQKCIRTNDIENVGRTARHHTFFEMLGNFSFGDYFKEQAIAWAWELSTKVFGLPPERLIPSVYEEDDEAFAIWRDQIGIPEHRIQRMGEEDNFWNAGSTGPCGPCSEIYYDFHPEKGDKNIDLEDDTRFIEFYNLVFMQYNRDAEGNLTPLKNKNIDTGMGLERMAQILQAVPNNYETDLIFPLLKSAAELAEINYQKADEKTKVSLKVIGDHIRAVVHMIADGISASNTGRGYILRRLIRRVVRHGRLIGIEGKFTTKLAEVAIVLSETAYPNVREREAYIQTELKREETAFLKTLERGEKLLAEVIAKTANQSEKIIPGEDAFDLYATYGFPLELTEEIAAEQGFEVDLDGFEQKMKEHQGLGNKDRETIDLTAQDILTELAAESKATAFLGYTDLTTQAQIMGLVVNSEQVETATAGEEVQIILDETPFYAESGGQIGDRGYLSGENILVRIEDVQKQANIFVHHGHIERGTIHLGDPVTAQIDRACRRRAQANHTATHLLQAALKLIIDPGISQAGSLVAFDRLRFDFNCPRALTPEEVQQVEEQVNTWIAEAHDADVNIMPLEEAKAKGAIAMFGEKYADEVRVIDFPGVSMELCGGTHVKNTAEIGVFKIISETGISSGVRRIEAVAGPAVLDYLKVRENVVRYLSEQFKVKPEEVCDRVNAIQSELKDTQKQLAAVKEELAIAKSDQLLSQTETVGNFQILVAEMENAEPNALKTAAERLQQKLGEAAVILGSIPSEDKVSLVAAFSPKINKEKQLQAGKFIGGIAKICGGGGGGRPNLAQAGGRDPSKLKEALATAKQQLIEGLQ encoded by the coding sequence ATGAGTTACTCTCCCCAATATCTTAGCGGTAGTGAAATTCGGCAAAAATTTCTCGAATTTTACTCAGAACGACAGCATAAAATCTTACCTAGCGCTTCGTTAGTACCTGACGATCCCACAGTCCTATTAACGATCGCCGGAATGTTACCATTTAAGCCCATTTTCCTCGGACAAAAAAAAGCAGAATGCGATCGCGCGACAACTTCCCAAAAGTGTATCCGCACTAATGATATCGAAAATGTGGGACGGACAGCGCGACATCATACATTTTTCGAGATGTTGGGTAATTTTAGCTTTGGAGATTATTTTAAAGAACAGGCGATCGCTTGGGCTTGGGAACTCTCAACTAAAGTTTTTGGGCTACCCCCGGAACGTTTAATTCCCAGTGTCTATGAAGAAGATGACGAAGCATTTGCAATTTGGCGAGATCAAATCGGCATTCCCGAACATCGCATTCAACGCATGGGAGAAGAAGATAACTTTTGGAATGCAGGTTCTACAGGTCCTTGCGGTCCTTGTTCGGAAATTTATTATGATTTTCATCCCGAAAAAGGAGACAAAAACATCGATCTCGAAGATGACACCAGATTTATCGAATTTTATAACCTGGTGTTCATGCAATATAATCGCGATGCCGAAGGTAATTTAACTCCGCTAAAAAATAAGAATATTGACACCGGAATGGGTTTAGAAAGGATGGCGCAAATTTTGCAAGCCGTCCCCAATAATTATGAAACAGATTTAATTTTCCCTCTACTCAAATCCGCAGCCGAACTTGCTGAAATTAACTACCAAAAAGCGGACGAGAAAACCAAAGTATCCTTAAAAGTAATTGGGGATCATATTCGGGCGGTAGTCCACATGATTGCCGACGGAATTAGCGCCTCAAATACTGGTCGTGGCTACATTTTGCGGCGTTTAATTCGTCGCGTAGTTCGTCACGGGCGCTTAATTGGGATTGAAGGAAAGTTTACCACTAAATTAGCAGAAGTTGCGATCGTGCTTTCAGAAACAGCTTATCCGAATGTTCGCGAACGAGAAGCTTATATCCAAACGGAACTAAAACGCGAGGAAACAGCTTTCTTGAAAACTCTGGAACGCGGTGAAAAGTTACTTGCAGAGGTAATCGCGAAAACTGCCAATCAATCGGAAAAAATAATTCCGGGAGAAGATGCTTTTGATTTATATGCTACCTATGGTTTTCCTCTGGAATTAACCGAAGAAATCGCTGCCGAACAAGGTTTTGAAGTTGACCTTGATGGCTTTGAACAAAAGATGAAAGAACATCAAGGTTTAGGAAATAAAGACCGCGAAACTATTGATTTAACCGCCCAAGATATTTTGACGGAATTAGCAGCAGAAAGTAAAGCAACTGCGTTTTTAGGTTACACTGATTTAACTACCCAAGCCCAAATTATGGGATTAGTAGTTAATAGCGAACAAGTAGAAACGGCGACGGCTGGTGAAGAAGTTCAAATAATCTTAGATGAAACCCCTTTCTATGCAGAATCAGGGGGACAAATTGGCGATCGCGGTTATCTTTCTGGTGAGAATATTTTAGTTAGGATCGAAGATGTCCAAAAACAAGCTAATATTTTTGTTCATCACGGTCACATCGAACGGGGTACGATACATTTAGGCGATCCCGTTACAGCCCAAATCGATCGCGCTTGTCGTCGTCGCGCCCAAGCTAATCATACCGCAACTCATTTACTACAAGCGGCGCTGAAATTAATTATCGATCCCGGAATTTCTCAAGCTGGTTCTTTAGTGGCTTTTGACCGCTTACGCTTTGATTTTAACTGTCCTCGCGCCTTAACACCAGAGGAAGTTCAGCAAGTCGAAGAACAAGTAAATACTTGGATTGCAGAAGCCCACGATGCGGATGTGAATATTATGCCCTTAGAAGAAGCAAAAGCCAAGGGCGCGATCGCGATGTTTGGGGAAAAATACGCTGACGAAGTACGAGTGATTGATTTTCCTGGGGTTTCGATGGAACTTTGCGGTGGTACTCATGTCAAGAATACAGCCGAAATAGGCGTATTTAAGATTATCTCCGAAACGGGAATTTCTTCCGGTGTTCGTCGCATCGAAGCCGTAGCTGGACCGGCAGTGTTAGACTATCTCAAAGTAAGGGAAAATGTTGTCCGCTACCTCAGCGAACAATTTAAAGTTAAACCAGAAGAAGTTTGCGATCGCGTCAACGCTATCCAAAGCGAGTTAAAAGACACCCAGAAGCAACTCGCAGCAGTCAAAGAAGAATTGGCGATCGCGAAATCTGACCAATTATTATCGCAAACAGAAACCGTCGGCAACTTCCAAATTTTAGTCGCCGAAATGGAAAACGCCGAACCCAATGCTTTAAAAACTGCCGCCGAACGTTTACAGCAAAAATTAGGCGAAGCCGCCGTAATTTTAGGTTCAATCCCTAGCGAAGATAAAGTTAGTTTAGTCGCTGCTTTTAGCCCGAAAATCAACAAAGAAAAGCAACTTCAGGCTGGAAAATTTATCGGCGGCATTGCCAAAATTTGCGGCGGAGGAGGCGGCGGACGACCGAATCTCGCCCAAGCTGGCGGACGCGATCCCAGTAAATTAAAAGAAGCTTTAGCTACTGCTAAACAGCAATTAATTGAAGGGTTGCAATAA
- a CDS encoding class I SAM-dependent methyltransferase, whose product MSIAWENSTNKGTSMLKLIHQFQSELLFKDNYLNWFFAPSLIDSLQKKPPNIDELEVFQRIAYWYILVREKYGDEVIEASIKAGCKQLLLLGSGYDTRFFRLASIQNNSVKTFEIDLPETINDKKKCLIAKLKIIPHGLSLISLDLNKDNLNSLVDYGFESEIPTIYIWQGVSYYLTQESIDKVLDYIKKQMTPNSVFVFDCCSPLMTFKNDRVPGINSNIERLAEIGEPYRFGMYSDEMELWLREKGFQNIQILQQNDLEERFLERRTLPDNMWYVVTIKA is encoded by the coding sequence ATGAGTATTGCCTGGGAAAATTCAACGAATAAAGGAACTTCAATGTTAAAGCTTATCCATCAATTTCAAAGCGAATTACTTTTTAAGGATAATTATCTCAATTGGTTTTTCGCGCCATCTTTAATCGACTCTCTTCAAAAAAAACCTCCCAATATTGACGAACTAGAAGTCTTTCAAAGAATTGCTTATTGGTACATCCTTGTTAGAGAAAAGTACGGTGATGAAGTAATTGAAGCCTCAATTAAAGCTGGATGTAAGCAGCTTCTTCTGCTAGGTTCTGGTTATGATACTAGATTTTTTCGTCTGGCTTCTATTCAAAATAACTCAGTTAAAACTTTTGAGATTGATTTACCGGAGACTATTAATGATAAAAAGAAATGCTTAATTGCCAAATTAAAAATTATTCCTCATGGTTTGTCGCTCATTTCTCTCGATCTGAATAAAGATAATCTCAACAGCCTTGTTGACTATGGCTTTGAAAGTGAAATTCCCACAATCTATATTTGGCAAGGAGTTAGCTACTATTTAACCCAAGAAAGCATTGATAAAGTTTTGGATTATATCAAAAAGCAGATGACCCCTAATTCGGTGTTTGTTTTTGACTGTTGTTCGCCGCTAATGACATTTAAAAACGATCGAGTTCCCGGAATAAATTCTAATATCGAGCGACTTGCTGAAATCGGGGAACCCTATCGTTTTGGTATGTATAGCGATGAAATGGAATTGTGGTTAAGAGAGAAAGGTTTTCAAAATATACAAATTTTACAACAAAATGATTTAGAGGAAAGGTTTCTTGAAAGACGAACCTTACCAGATAATATGTGGTATGTAGTCACCATTAAAGCATAG
- a CDS encoding DNA cytosine methyltransferase: MQKQLSGEYKILKDERKTNFNVIELFASCGGMALGLENAGWQTKLLVKIDKNCVNTF, encoded by the coding sequence TTGCAAAAACAACTTTCTGGCGAATATAAAATCCTCAAAGATGAACGCAAAACTAACTTCAATGTTATTGAATTATTTGCTAGTTGTGGAGGAATGGCTTTAGGGTTAGAAAATGCTGGTTGGCAAACAAAATTACTTGTAAAAATTGACAAAAATTGTGTTAATACCTTTTAA
- a CDS encoding family 2B encapsulin nanocompartment shell protein, giving the protein MTDASRGSNLEFENEQPQMSLGKAVARNLATTTKTQPQMQDITPRWLLKMLPWVDVVGGTYQVNRRLTYTLKDKRVSFINTGAEVRVIPQELSELPLLQGFEDRKVLNALAERFVQQEFASGEAIVEEGQPVDRVLLIAHGKVNKIKAGKYDEEALRAILADGDYFGDQAIAESQDTWDVTLRAITRCTVLVLSQQAFQEVLNQSEALQTQVDRFRAKLRQPQDKNNQAEIAISTGHTEETELPRTFVDYDIAPREYELSVAQTILQVNVRVADLYSEPMNQTEQQLRLTIEALRERQEYEMINNRDFGLLHNADLKQRLFTRTGPPTPDDLDELFSRRRKTHFFLAHPRAIAAFGRECNRRGIYPQATEVNGQKVQAWRHCPIFPCNKIPITKERTSSILALRVGEKHQGVVGLHKTGIPDEYQPSLSVRFMGINEKAIISYLISVYYSTAVLIPDALGVLENVEIGL; this is encoded by the coding sequence ATGACAGATGCTTCGAGAGGATCGAATTTAGAATTTGAGAACGAGCAACCGCAAATGAGCTTGGGAAAGGCGGTGGCACGTAATTTAGCAACAACGACAAAAACCCAGCCGCAGATGCAGGACATTACTCCGCGGTGGTTGTTAAAGATGTTGCCTTGGGTAGATGTAGTTGGCGGTACTTATCAAGTTAACCGTCGCTTGACTTATACCCTCAAAGATAAACGAGTTAGCTTTATTAATACTGGGGCTGAAGTGCGGGTAATTCCCCAAGAACTTAGCGAACTGCCCTTGCTGCAAGGATTTGAAGATAGGAAGGTGTTGAATGCCTTAGCAGAGCGATTTGTCCAGCAAGAGTTTGCATCTGGTGAGGCGATCGTCGAGGAGGGTCAACCCGTCGATCGCGTGTTGCTGATTGCTCATGGTAAAGTCAATAAGATTAAGGCGGGAAAGTATGATGAAGAAGCTTTACGAGCTATACTAGCTGACGGAGACTATTTTGGAGACCAGGCGATCGCCGAATCCCAAGATACTTGGGATGTTACTCTCAGAGCAATTACGCGCTGTACGGTGTTGGTACTTTCGCAACAGGCGTTTCAAGAGGTACTTAACCAATCTGAGGCTTTGCAAACTCAGGTAGATCGCTTTAGAGCTAAGTTGAGACAACCTCAGGACAAAAACAATCAAGCGGAGATCGCGATTTCCACAGGTCATACTGAAGAAACCGAGCTACCAAGGACATTTGTTGATTATGACATCGCACCGCGCGAGTATGAGTTGAGTGTAGCTCAAACTATTTTGCAAGTAAACGTGCGAGTTGCTGACCTCTACAGCGAACCCATGAATCAGACTGAGCAACAACTACGACTGACGATTGAGGCTTTGCGGGAACGGCAAGAATACGAAATGATTAACAATCGTGACTTTGGGCTACTACATAATGCTGACCTCAAGCAACGTCTTTTTACCCGCACAGGTCCGCCGACTCCAGATGACCTCGACGAACTGTTCTCTCGACGGAGGAAAACTCATTTCTTCCTAGCCCACCCTCGCGCGATCGCTGCTTTTGGTCGGGAATGCAACCGTCGGGGTATCTATCCTCAAGCTACTGAAGTCAATGGACAGAAAGTACAAGCTTGGCGCCACTGTCCGATCTTTCCCTGCAACAAAATTCCGATTACTAAGGAGCGCACTAGCTCTATCCTCGCGCTTCGTGTCGGAGAAAAACATCAAGGTGTAGTTGGGCTACACAAAACTGGCATCCCTGACGAATATCAACCTAGTTTATCTGTCCGGTTTATGGGCATTAACGAAAAAGCTATTATTTCGTACCTCATTAGTGTCTACTATTCTACAGCAGTTCTCATCCCCGACGCATTGGGCGTTCTCGAAAATGTCGAAATCGGTCTTTAA